GCGCAGCACCGAAGCGATAGCGTAGCCCGTAGCACGCCGACCTTGCCCACACAAGCGTAAGCGAAGTGTGGGCAAGGGCACGCCCAAAAAAAAAATTAAAATTTTGCACAATTATTTTTCATAAAAAACAAAAGCAGAACTTAGTACAAACTATTTCGGTTCGTATTTTTGTTATCCACTCAAAATAAATAAAGTCCATTAAATATGCAGCTTTCCATTGGCTTTTCGCCTTGTCCTAACGATACGTTCATTTTTGATGCTTTGGTTCATCACAAAATTGACACAGAAGGTTTGACGTTCAACCCTGTGCTTTTAGACGTAGAAGCCCTAAACCGAAAGGCTTTTGAAGGAGCGTTAGACATTACCAAAATTTCTTACTATGCTTACAGTTTTGTGCAAGAGGATTATATTTTGTTAGACAGTGGCAGTGCTTTGGGCAACCATTGTGGTCCTATGGTTATTGCCAAAACGCTCTTTGAACCTCAAGAATTGGCAAAAAAAATTATCGCTATCCCTGGCAAATATACTACAGCTAATTTTCTGCTCAATTACTACCTGCAAACCTTACCTGACTATAAACCACAAACAGGGCGACATATTGCAATGGTATTTTCCGACATTATGCCTGCTGTGCAAAAAGAAAAAGTAGAAGCAGGTGTTATTATTCACGAGAATCGTTTTACGTACATGGAGTATGGACTTTGCAAAATTATAGACTTGGGCGATTTTTGGGAAAGTACTACACGCTATCCTATTCCCTTAGGAGGTATAGCTGTTAAAAGATCTTTGCCAAAGGAGGTTTTACAAAAAATTAACCGAGTTTTGAGAAAGAGTGTAGCTTTTGCGCTTTCTCATCCTGAAAGTAGTAAGGAATATGTGCGTACGCATGCCCAAGAAACTAAGCCCGAAGTAATTGAGCAACATATTCGTTTGTACGTAAATCAATACACGTTGGACATTGGTGAGCAAGGTAAAAATGCTGTCAGGTATATGTTGCAAGTAGCCAAAAATGTAAATGGGCTATCGGGTCAAGAGGTTTATTTTGTTTCGGAGTTATGAGATGGATTATTTTTTTGGCGTGCCCTTGTGGACAAAAGTCCACAGGACGGCGCGCTTCGGGCTACGTGCGGAATACCCCAACCCTTGCGCAGCAAGGGGCACATCCAAAAAAGAAACTCAAGTGATAAAAATACTTTTGATAGGACTGTAACTATCCGCCCTTTCGTTTATATTTGTATCCTTGTTTAGATAAATAGCCCTCTACTTTGCTCCGAACATCCCCTTGTAAATGAATTTCCCCATTTTTGACTGTACCACCTACACCACAAAGCTGCTTTAAGACTTTACACAACGCATTTAAATCCTGCTCTGTGCCTACAAAGCCAGATATAATAGTAGCAAGTTTATTTGCCTTTAACCTTAACAGAGCTATGCGTAAGTCCTGTTTTTGGGGTTCAAGAGTAACTGTATTGGGTTCCTCGTTTTGATTTTTTTCGGGTACAAAGTTTGGATCAGTAGAATAAACGATAATAGTATCCTTGTTTTTTTTCATACATGTTGGACTTTTTCGTGAAGGTGCATCAGTACTCCCATCATAGCAACTAAGGCGGCATCTTCAGCTTTGCAGCCCCTGGATAAATCCAACCAAGGGTAGTTGAATCCTTGCAGCAAAGGTCCTATAGCTGTAGCCTGACCTATGCGCTCGGTAATTTTGTAAGCGATATTGCCCGCAGCTAAGTCAGGAAAGATAAAAACATTTGCTTGACCTGCCACAGGACTATTAGGGGCTTTGCGCGCCGCTACCGATGGCACAAAAGCAGCATCAAACTGTAATTCACCATCAATAATAAGTTCAGGTTCTTGCTGTTTAACTATTTCTATGGCTTGTAAAATTTCGTCTATTTTTTCGTGCTTAGCCGAACCTTTGGTAGAAAAAGATAACATAGCTACTTTGGGCGTCTGACCTGTAAGTTGTGCATGGGTACGAGCAGAGATTATCGCAATATCAGCTAACTGTTTTGGTGTAGGATACGGAATCACTCCGCAATCTG
Above is a genomic segment from Bacteroidia bacterium containing:
- a CDS encoding 1,4-dihydroxy-6-naphthoate synthase — translated: MQLSIGFSPCPNDTFIFDALVHHKIDTEGLTFNPVLLDVEALNRKAFEGALDITKISYYAYSFVQEDYILLDSGSALGNHCGPMVIAKTLFEPQELAKKIIAIPGKYTTANFLLNYYLQTLPDYKPQTGRHIAMVFSDIMPAVQKEKVEAGVIIHENRFTYMEYGLCKIIDLGDFWESTTRYPIPLGGIAVKRSLPKEVLQKINRVLRKSVAFALSHPESSKEYVRTHAQETKPEVIEQHIRLYVNQYTLDIGEQGKNAVRYMLQVAKNVNGLSGQEVYFVSEL
- a CDS encoding translation initiation factor, yielding MKKNKDTIIVYSTDPNFVPEKNQNEEPNTVTLEPQKQDLRIALLRLKANKLATIISGFVGTEQDLNALCKVLKQLCGVGGTVKNGEIHLQGDVRSKVEGYLSKQGYKYKRKGG
- the pta gene encoding phosphate acetyltransferase; its protein translation is MQALDKIIQRAAAAQKTVLFTEGEDIRIQQAARILVERGWAKKVILLTQDTLLNLNDQRIVVKVISQSEISQEDISDYLLVNANKGFTWEYVQQQLKHPLWFGAYLLKNGIADVAVSGAVHTTADVIRAGLRVLGVSKKVSSVSSSFLMVLPDGRLLTYADCGVIPYPTPKQLADIAIISARTHAQLTGQTPKVAMLSFSTKGSAKHEKIDEILQAIEIVKQQEPELIIDGELQFDAAFVPSVAARKAPNSPVAGQANVFIFPDLAAGNIAYKITERIGQATAIGPLLQGFNYPWLDLSRGCKAEDAALVAMMGVLMHLHEKVQHV